From the Thomasclavelia ramosa DSM 1402 genome, the window ACTTTGTTGGGTTTAATGGTGGGATTAAACGCGATGATGAAAGAATAAAGGAATTTTTTGATATGCACTATAAGCGTATGGAGTTTCCAAATCCTTTATTTTTTGACCAGAAGGGTTTTATTAAGCGCTGTATCTCAGGTTCATATTCTTTAAAAAAAACTGATCAGAATTATTTTGAATACATTGCTGCCTTAGAAAATGTATTTGATAAATATAGCAATAACGGACAGTTAGTAATGGAGAATAAGACGGTTGTTTATATAGGAAGATTAAAATAAATGTAGTTCAATGTCAATGAGAAATACTTTTATAGCTTTACCATTAGTTAAAGGGGCATATATGATTATATAGTCATAAAAGCGCTTTCTTAATTTAGGCGGTAATAGGAAGGAAGAGATGGCCATGTACCATAGATTCCCAACTAAATATCTTGAATTAGAATTGACTGAAACAATGGTCTTTGCCTAACTAGAAGTTTTTAGTAAAATTATTGAGAAAATTCATTAGGCTGGATTCAACTACTCTATGGATGATTTTGGAAGTGGCTATTCTTTTTTAGGAATATAAAAAGATTCAGATATCGTTAAGCTTGATGGTACATTCTTTTCTTCTGAAACGATGAATAAGGGGAAAGAAAATATTATTGATAAGAAATAGTGATTAAATCACTGAACAAATTATTTATAGTTAACATTTTGATAGCATTATCAAACATTAGATACTATTACATTGATTAAAGCTATATTATAATATAATTGGATTTAAAATTTGAGATATAAATGTAAGGGAGTTAAACCATGGGCTTTAATGATGAAAGAAAACGAATGAATGAGGGTGAACTTTATCGTTCAAATGATGCGGAAATTCTAAAAGAACAACTACAGTGTGTAGAAAAATTATATGATTATAATGTAACAAGGCCTTCAGAAAAACAAAAACGTAAGGGATTGCTAAAAGAAATGTTTGCAGTGATTGGTGATGGATGTCATATTGAACCACCATTTCATGCTAATTGGGGTGGGAAGTATGTACATTTTGGTAAAGGAGTATATGCCAATTTCAATCTAACTTTAGTAGATGATGTTGAGATTTATGTTGGTGATTATACTATGATGGGTCCAAATGTTACAATTATTACTGGAACTCACCCAATTTTACCGGAATTAAGAAAAGAAGCATATCAATTCAATCTTCCAGTTTATATTGGTGAAAATGTATGGATTGGTGCTGGAACAATTATTTTACCAGGTATTACAATTGGTGATAATAGTGTTATTGGTGCTGGAAGTATTGTAACAAAAGATATTCCTAAAAATGTTGTTGCTTATGGGCAACCATGCACAATTAAACGGGAAATAAATGATCATGATAAAATTTATTATTATAAGGAAAGAAAAATCAAAAGTGTTTAATATTTTTGATTTTTTTATTTATGGATTAAATACGTATTACTAATAATATTAGTAATAGCTTTAGGTTTAAGCTATAATATAAAAGTATAATGTAATATTATTGTGATCCAATCCAAGAAGATAGTAAGATGCTTAAAGAAGCAAAGAATGAGGATTTAGAAGCACTACCAGAACTTTATACACAATTTGAAAACGTGGTTACTGCTTAAGCATTGGAAAGTTAGCCCTTGTTCAATGACTCTAAATCAATATGCCTAATCAAATTAATATTAATGATAGAACAAAAGAATTCAAAATAAGAAGATATTTATTTTATTTTTATTGCAATTTTTTTATTATCTTATCATTGTTAAAGGTGAAAATGCCTAGCACTGAGTCTATCTGTTTATAAAGGTTTATTTAATAGTTGACAGTAAAAAATAGTTAGATAATAATTAGTAAATTAAAATTTTGATTGATAAGGGGGAGTATGGTGATGGAGAATATATTAGTAATTGGTAACGGCTTTGATATTGCACATGGTTTTAATACTCGTTACGAAGATTTTATAAATTTTTGTAAGACTATTGCAACGGTTTATCAAGGATTTAAGGATAATCAATTCATATATCAAAATGAATATAATGATATATTAAAAGAAAAATTAGATAAGGTTTTTAAAGAAAAGTCGGTTTCTGCCAAAGCAATAAAATATTTTTCAAACTTAACTCCAACATCTGAAACTTCTCAATTTATCAAAGCATGTAAAGAAAATTATTGGCTTACATATGTCTTAAAAAATAAAAGTATGATTGGGGATAAGTGGTCAGATCTTGAATATGTCATTGCTAAACAAATAGAGATATTATCATATATTTCAAATAATCTTAACTGGCATACTCGAGAAGAAACTATGCTCGCTTCACGATATTCTAGTAATTTAATTGAATTATTTAAGATTGTAACAGAAGAACGTGGAAATAATACCGATTTTCAGCATCAGATAGAACTCACAAAGAAACATTTATATCGAGAATTGGAAGAATTAACATGGTTATTAGAAATATATTTAACACGATTTTTAAATACTAAAACCAAGAAAATTGAATTATTTAAATATTTACCAGTAACTAAACTCATTTCTTTTAATTATACTGATACGTACACAAGAATGTATAAAAAAGAAACAAATACAGTTCATTATATTCATGGATTTGCTGCTAAAGATAGGATAAAAGAAGAAAATAATATGGTTTTTGGAATTGGCTCAGAAATTAAAAATGTCACCGATAATGATAAGTATGATTATCTTGAATTTCAAAAGTATTATCAAAGGATTGTTAAAAAAACAGGTAATAACTACACTAAATGGTTAAATGACAATGAACAATTTTATATCTATTTTTTTGGTCATTCCTTAGATATTGTAGATGGAGATGTAATTAGAAAACTGATTCATTGTAAAAAAGCAAAAGTAATTATCTTTTATTATAATCAAAAAGCCTTGAATGCATTAGTTGTTAATTTAGCAAAGATTTTAGGAAAAGATGAACTTATTCAATTCACTAATGAAGAAAAAATCACTTTTTATAAATCTGATGATTTTGAAATAATTAAAAAACTTAAAAATACAATGTATCAAACTCGTCATGAGAAGCTTAAGAGTACAGTTAGATAAATCCAATTAGAAATGAGGAAATAATATGGAGAAAATCATTAAAGTGGGAATAGGTGTTTTGTTAATCAAGAATAATCAGATTCTTTTAGGACATCGGATAAAAGATGGGGTTGATACTGGTGGCATCTATGAACCGGACACATGGTGTCTACCAGGTGGAAAACAAGAGTATCATGAAACTATTTTTGAAGGAGCAATTAGAGAAGTTAAAGAAGAAACTAATTTAAATATCTCACAGATAGAAGTTTTTAATGTAGTCGATGATATTCAATTAAATAAGCACTATGTAACGATACATATTATTGCTAAAAATTACGATGGAGATTTAAAAGCTATGGAACCAGATAAACAAGATGAGTGGTGCTGGTTTGAAATAGAAAAGCTGCCTAATAATATTTATTCCCCTTCAAAAAAATTTATTGAAGCATATTTAGATAGAAGTATCACCTAGATAAATCTTATTATAAGAACGATATTTTTGAAATCATTGGCGTTGAAGAATAGACTAAATACATTATTAACAATGTGGTTAACACGTGTTTATACTATTAAAGGAAATATTATGAATAAATATACAATGATAAAAGAAGTTATTTGAAAAACAACAAGATATTAAAAAAGCAGATAAAACGTCAAAATATATGAGAGATTTATTTACATTTTATGGAATTCCCTCACCCTAGCGCAAAGATAAGACAAATACAAACTTGCTGGAGCAAAAAATTGTTAATAGTTTTGGAAGTGATGAGTTTTTTATTAATAAAGCAATTGGCTGGAGTTTAAGAAATTATTCTAGAACTAATTTGGTATGGGTAATAAACTTTATTATTAAATATCGTACTCTAATGAATAAGCTAAGTATTAAAGAAGCTAGTAAATATTTATAATTTATAGTGTTGCATGTATTTTTTTGATATTTAAGATGGATATAATTGATAATATACAAAGTTATTATAAGAATATATTTTATGAAAGAGTATTTCGCCTGTAGGTATGATTTGTTAATAGACTGTTTATTCTGAGAGTCTGACAAATCTTAAAGATTGAGACGCATATGAGTCTGTTATTTTATATAGAAAATTTTGTAGTTGTAGGAAGGACATATCCTTTAATATATACCGAGGAAAAGGAAAAAGGCAAGACATTATTTATTGAAATACTATTAATTGGAGTTGGACTCGCAATGGCTACATTGTTGTATCAATTTATAAAGCTTAAGGAATAAAAAATAGCTAATTATGCTATTGGAAGAATTGATATTAGAAATACAGTTTTAAAAGAATATTACCTCCATTGATTATTGGGTAGTGTTACTTTTTTAACTATTATTGATGGAAAATGATTTTTGAATATTTAGGAATGCTTGTATTTTTATATATAAGTTAAAAGAGGGGAAACATGACAGTCTCTCTTCTTTTAACCCTTCATTCCAATATAAATACCAATTATATAAGGAATCAACCATATTGACCAAACGATAATACTAAATTTATGAAAAGTTTTTTTAGCACGATCATTTTTTTTAATTAGTATTACTGTTGCCCAAACTGCATGAAAAGCCATTAAAAGTAAAGCAATTGATCCAGTAATGACGTGGAGATTAAAATTAAAATTGTGCCCTGATATTTGTCCCATAATATTCGTTCCTGATGTATCACAAATAAAGCCAAGCCAAAATATCAAAGCATGCCATTTTAGTAAACTGCCACTCTTTTTTCAGCAAAAACACCGATTGTATAAAAAACCAGTGCTAGCGTCATGAAAATAATTGCCATAATAAGTAATATTGACATATAAATGTATTTCTCCTTAATCTGTAAATTCTTTTTTTAAAGAAATTAATA encodes:
- a CDS encoding sugar O-acetyltransferase, producing the protein MGFNDERKRMNEGELYRSNDAEILKEQLQCVEKLYDYNVTRPSEKQKRKGLLKEMFAVIGDGCHIEPPFHANWGGKYVHFGKGVYANFNLTLVDDVEIYVGDYTMMGPNVTIITGTHPILPELRKEAYQFNLPVYIGENVWIGAGTIILPGITIGDNSVIGAGSIVTKDIPKNVVAYGQPCTIKREINDHDKIYYYKERKIKSV
- a CDS encoding nucleotide triphosphate diphosphatase NUDT15, which encodes MEKIIKVGIGVLLIKNNQILLGHRIKDGVDTGGIYEPDTWCLPGGKQEYHETIFEGAIREVKEETNLNISQIEVFNVVDDIQLNKHYVTIHIIAKNYDGDLKAMEPDKQDEWCWFEIEKLPNNIYSPSKKFIEAYLDRSIT
- a CDS encoding AbiH family protein, yielding MENILVIGNGFDIAHGFNTRYEDFINFCKTIATVYQGFKDNQFIYQNEYNDILKEKLDKVFKEKSVSAKAIKYFSNLTPTSETSQFIKACKENYWLTYVLKNKSMIGDKWSDLEYVIAKQIEILSYISNNLNWHTREETMLASRYSSNLIELFKIVTEERGNNTDFQHQIELTKKHLYRELEELTWLLEIYLTRFLNTKTKKIELFKYLPVTKLISFNYTDTYTRMYKKETNTVHYIHGFAAKDRIKEENNMVFGIGSEIKNVTDNDKYDYLEFQKYYQRIVKKTGNNYTKWLNDNEQFYIYFFGHSLDIVDGDVIRKLIHCKKAKVIIFYYNQKALNALVVNLAKILGKDELIQFTNEEKITFYKSDDFEIIKKLKNTMYQTRHEKLKSTVR
- a CDS encoding HsmA family protein; translated protein: MIFWLGFICDTSGTNIMGQISGHNFNFNLHVITGSIALLLMAFHAVWATVILIKKNDRAKKTFHKFSIIVWSIWLIPYIIGIYIGMKG